In Bacillus cytotoxicus NVH 391-98, the following are encoded in one genomic region:
- a CDS encoding transglutaminase domain-containing protein, whose amino-acid sequence MKKTNKYITAAALCSTIMIGGLQVPSISYAASNQSIVAPSTEAKLLEDFKRELKQKINNREENITLKYNTKESDARSVMNMLYQEYNKIVDADEYIKYNIASTRYSIRGLPGNYTFTLHISYRESKEQTQYVKAQAKAIVNTIIKAGMDEHEKVKAIHDYVVKHVSYDTSYQAYTAYEALANRSAVCQGYTLLTYQLMQQAGIQTRFVTGKGNGQAHAWNLVKIEGKWYHLDTTFDDPVPDKAGRVTYSYYNMTDEQMSKDHEWDRSKYPEATTNYYDELINKIKAGSAKTAVYNQMLKDTNLVYLSTQYGANNYNELKQKLQKEFAAKPQKVELRYKQSMDGTMQDINRALNEISWPKGAKHVSYQVAPYSAMAGYSLATITFTY is encoded by the coding sequence ATGAAAAAGACAAACAAATATATAACAGCTGCTGCACTTTGCTCAACAATTATGATTGGTGGTTTACAAGTCCCTTCGATATCTTATGCAGCATCAAATCAATCAATTGTGGCTCCATCAACAGAGGCCAAGTTGTTGGAAGATTTTAAACGAGAGTTAAAACAGAAGATTAATAATCGAGAAGAAAATATTACATTAAAATATAATACGAAAGAAAGCGATGCTCGATCTGTAATGAATATGCTTTATCAAGAATATAATAAAATAGTAGATGCAGATGAGTATATAAAATACAATATTGCAAGTACAAGATATTCTATACGTGGATTACCAGGAAATTATACGTTTACATTACATATCTCTTATCGTGAGTCAAAGGAACAAACACAATATGTAAAGGCGCAAGCAAAAGCAATTGTTAACACAATTATTAAGGCTGGCATGGATGAACATGAAAAGGTGAAAGCGATTCATGATTATGTGGTGAAACATGTTTCTTATGATACTTCTTATCAAGCATATACAGCATATGAAGCTTTAGCAAATCGTTCTGCTGTTTGCCAAGGATACACACTATTAACATATCAATTGATGCAGCAAGCAGGGATTCAAACACGTTTTGTCACTGGTAAAGGAAACGGACAAGCTCATGCCTGGAATTTAGTAAAGATTGAGGGGAAATGGTATCATTTAGATACTACGTTTGATGATCCAGTTCCTGATAAAGCAGGGCGTGTAACATACTCATATTACAATATGACAGATGAGCAAATGAGCAAAGATCATGAATGGGACCGTAGCAAGTATCCAGAAGCAACTACAAATTACTATGATGAATTAATAAATAAAATAAAAGCAGGTAGTGCAAAAACGGCTGTATATAACCAAATGCTAAAAGATACGAATTTAGTGTATTTATCTACACAATACGGCGCTAATAATTATAATGAATTAAAGCAAAAATTACAGAAAGAATTTGCAGCGAAGCCTCAAAAAGTAGAACTACGTTATAAACAATCAATGGATGGAACAATGCAAGATATTAACCGAGCATTAAATGAAATTTCCTGGCCGAAAGGTGCAAAGCACGTTTCTTATCAAGTTGCGCCATATAGTGCGATGGCAGGATATTCATTAGCGACAATTACATTTACATATTAA
- the nadE gene encoding ammonia-dependent NAD(+) synthetase: MTLQEQIMKTLHVQSVIDPKTEIRKRIDFLKDYLRKTGAKGFVLGISGGQDSTLAGRLAQLAVEEIRNEGGSAKFIAVRLPYKVQKDEDDAQLALQFIKPDHSVSFDIAPAVDAFSNQYKDLLGESLTDFNKGNVKARVRMVTQYAIGGQQGLLVIGTDHAAEAVTGFFTKYGDGGADLLPLTGLTKRQGRALLQELGSDKRLYLKMPTADLLDEKPGQADETELGITYDQLDDYLEGKAVPQDVAKKIEKRYLASEHKRQVPASMFDDWWK; encoded by the coding sequence ATGACTTTACAAGAGCAAATTATGAAAACATTACATGTTCAATCTGTAATTGATCCAAAAACAGAAATTCGAAAACGAATTGATTTCTTAAAAGATTATTTGAGAAAAACAGGTGCAAAAGGGTTCGTACTTGGTATTAGTGGTGGTCAAGATTCAACATTAGCAGGTCGCTTAGCACAGCTTGCAGTAGAAGAAATTCGTAACGAAGGAGGCAGTGCAAAGTTTATCGCTGTACGCCTTCCGTATAAAGTCCAAAAAGATGAAGATGATGCACAACTTGCTCTTCAATTTATTAAACCAGATCACTCTGTTTCTTTTGATATCGCTCCAGCTGTTGATGCATTTTCAAATCAATATAAAGACTTATTAGGCGAATCACTAACAGACTTTAATAAAGGCAATGTAAAAGCTCGCGTCCGTATGGTGACACAATATGCAATTGGTGGTCAACAAGGTTTACTTGTCATTGGAACAGATCATGCAGCCGAGGCTGTTACTGGCTTCTTTACAAAATATGGTGACGGAGGAGCGGATCTTTTACCACTAACAGGCTTAACAAAACGTCAAGGTCGTGCTTTATTACAAGAATTAGGTTCTGACAAACGACTTTACTTAAAAATGCCAACAGCAGACTTATTAGATGAAAAACCAGGTCAAGCTGATGAAACAGAATTAGGAATTACGTATGATCAACTGGATGATTACTTAGAGGGAAAAGCAGTTCCTCAAGATGTAGCAAAAAAAATTGAAAAGCGTTATCTTGCAAGCGAACATAAAAGACAAGTACCTGCATCTATGTTTGATGATTGGTGGAAATAA
- a CDS encoding FtsX-like permease family protein, which translates to MSIRELAFRNVTRNRRIYSAYFLSSAFAIMAFFVYSFFAFHPVLSASQLGQYVFFSMSFAQFIIYVFTFFFILYSMGMFLKTRKRELGILMMLGMTKFELRRLIFFENVMLGIAAIITGILCGMLFSGLLIFVAPLLLQLDLSLSYYVPIKAIGVTSLMFFILFIIISFFSAGLIRKNQIMKLFRGSVKAKPEPKISIIASFLAVLLLSVGYIGALSSHGAMVFIMLVPVTTVVTIGTYFMYKQLSVFMIRRCKKNKRLYWRRTNIITLSDLAYRMRDNARMFFIVTIISTVAFSAIGTLVGFTSMTREMMEKPIAFQYHSGTGNENETEHIQLIEKTLKKYNIPTSKIMIASKRSEDQSMRRASFIKKSDYKVYAKLTGEQEVAFKQNTALFLSNEMPGPPKKERKTIQLSNEEQVLTVKKVKTSTLSKVLLRDVYVISDAQYNALQSGFKEMKDYMYETKETKNEFEAGKEIMEHIKQYQEHSQFYAAAYQSKQALQFAGPILFVGFFIGIVFFVCAGSFLYFRLFSDLDDDYRLFESIRKIGLTSRELSQVVTIRLALLFFVPIGVAALHGGVALTALGQMFDYSLLKENAIVLSIFVGIQMIYFVMIRFRYIKQLKERLRMR; encoded by the coding sequence ATGAGCATTAGGGAATTAGCATTTCGAAATGTAACGCGTAATAGAAGGATCTACTCGGCTTATTTTTTAAGTAGTGCATTTGCTATTATGGCTTTTTTTGTTTATTCATTTTTTGCATTTCACCCTGTACTAAGCGCTAGCCAATTAGGACAATATGTATTTTTCAGTATGTCATTTGCACAATTTATTATTTATGTTTTTACATTTTTCTTTATCTTGTATTCTATGGGCATGTTTTTGAAAACGAGAAAACGGGAATTAGGGATATTGATGATGCTCGGCATGACGAAGTTTGAATTAAGACGACTTATCTTTTTTGAAAATGTTATGCTTGGGATTGCAGCGATTATTACCGGTATTCTTTGCGGAATGTTATTTTCAGGTTTGCTTATTTTCGTAGCACCGCTATTACTTCAGTTAGACTTGTCCTTGTCATATTATGTACCAATAAAGGCTATTGGTGTAACAAGTTTGATGTTTTTCATTTTATTTATTATTATTTCATTTTTTAGTGCTGGGTTGATTCGTAAAAATCAAATTATGAAGTTATTTAGAGGTTCGGTAAAAGCGAAACCCGAACCGAAAATATCTATAATTGCTTCATTTTTAGCCGTATTGTTACTTAGTGTAGGATATATAGGGGCGTTATCTTCACATGGAGCTATGGTTTTTATTATGTTAGTTCCTGTTACGACGGTTGTTACAATTGGTACTTATTTCATGTATAAGCAGTTGAGCGTATTCATGATCCGAAGATGTAAGAAGAACAAACGTTTATACTGGAGGCGAACAAACATCATAACGCTTTCAGATTTAGCATATCGGATGAGAGATAATGCCCGCATGTTTTTTATTGTTACAATTATTTCAACTGTAGCTTTCTCAGCGATTGGTACTTTAGTTGGTTTTACTTCTATGACTAGAGAAATGATGGAGAAACCAATTGCCTTTCAATATCATTCTGGAACAGGAAACGAAAATGAAACAGAGCATATACAATTGATTGAGAAAACATTAAAAAAATATAATATACCTACTAGCAAAATCATGATAGCATCGAAACGAAGTGAAGATCAATCGATGCGCAGAGCGTCCTTTATAAAAAAATCTGATTATAAGGTGTATGCGAAACTGACAGGTGAACAGGAAGTTGCTTTCAAGCAAAATACAGCACTTTTCTTATCAAATGAAATGCCAGGACCACCAAAAAAAGAAAGAAAAACGATACAATTATCGAATGAAGAACAAGTATTGACAGTAAAAAAAGTGAAGACATCTACTCTTAGTAAAGTACTTCTTCGTGATGTCTATGTCATTTCAGATGCGCAATATAATGCATTACAAAGTGGATTTAAAGAAATGAAAGATTATATGTATGAAACAAAAGAAACGAAAAATGAATTTGAAGCGGGCAAAGAAATAATGGAGCATATAAAGCAGTACCAAGAGCATTCACAGTTTTATGCCGCAGCGTATCAGAGCAAGCAAGCATTACAATTTGCAGGTCCAATTTTGTTTGTCGGATTTTTTATTGGAATTGTATTCTTTGTTTGTGCAGGTAGTTTTCTATATTTTCGACTATTCTCTGACCTAGATGATGATTATCGTTTATTTGAATCCATTCGGAAAATAGGGTTAACGAGTAGAGAGTTATCTCAAGTCGTCACAATTCGATTGGCTTTATTATTCTTTGTTCCAATTGGTGTAGCAGCGTTACATGGCGGTGTTGCATTAACGGCTTTAGGGCAAATGTTTGACTATTCTTTGCTAAAAGAAAATGCGATCGTCTTAAGTATATTTGTAGGAATTCAAATGATATATTTTGTGATGATACGCTTTCGTTATATAAAGCAATTGAAAGAAAGATTAAGAATGAGGTAA
- a CDS encoding MMPL family transporter, translating to MWKWLQRITDFASSKKGAKVIVISWIVAMLVLTGISKPAKKYANNVSGDGIPESAASIQAEKQVEKYFPNDKGLPAIIIFHQKEEMKEEQLHSIQEVTKQLQAKKIEHVEKIIPVSEMPVQMLNGFVSEDKTSFILPVTMTSNLEVEEIHNTVKEMKNVLKQELPTNMEAKITGPAGIAADTLEIFKNADLVLLFSTIGLIFILLIVIYRSPLLAIIPLIAAIIVYQMIDRSLGLFGKWGLEIKSQSLSIMSILLFAALTDYALFIFARYKEELQKREDKYESMKQAMRKVGEPIFFSGSTVLASMFMLFFAVYNGYRNFAPLFSVALVVIILGGITLLPALFALFGRKAFWPFIPKVGQRQEKHVIWRKVSHIVVRKPYIVGGAVAIFLVICSLNLFQIQYSFNLLKSFPENLQSRQGYELIEQKYSPGQLAPITVVMAKEEKVTDEEIVQFVGKLAVQKGIERVNPSLEAIQKNTNQLRSKDGKAAKVQLILKDQPYSLQAMDTIQFLQQKENEFVKNGHVYFSGETAKQADLYQINNHDTTCIVVLISILILILLGIQTKSWIAPIYMIGTILLSYCAALGLSMFLFEHIFGYKDMSYRIPLYTFVFLVALGVDYNIMLVSRIKEETAKHPLQVAIENGLTATGGVISSAGIILAATFAVLTTQPLLELFMFGFVVALGVIVDTFLVRTLLVPAIMLILKKWSLWPQKIK from the coding sequence ATGTGGAAATGGTTACAGCGTATAACAGACTTTGCAAGTAGTAAAAAAGGTGCCAAAGTAATTGTTATATCGTGGATTGTAGCTATGCTTGTCTTAACAGGAATTTCAAAACCAGCAAAGAAATATGCAAACAATGTGAGTGGTGATGGGATTCCTGAAAGTGCAGCATCTATACAAGCTGAAAAACAAGTAGAAAAATATTTTCCAAATGATAAAGGATTACCAGCTATTATTATTTTTCATCAAAAAGAAGAAATGAAAGAAGAACAGTTACATAGTATTCAAGAGGTGACAAAGCAATTACAGGCTAAAAAAATCGAACATGTTGAAAAAATAATTCCGGTTAGTGAAATGCCAGTTCAAATGTTGAACGGCTTTGTATCTGAGGATAAAACAAGTTTTATTCTTCCGGTAACGATGACAAGTAATTTAGAAGTAGAAGAGATTCATAATACAGTAAAAGAAATGAAAAATGTATTAAAGCAGGAACTTCCTACTAATATGGAAGCTAAAATAACAGGACCTGCGGGGATTGCTGCGGATACATTAGAAATTTTTAAAAATGCTGATCTTGTCCTGCTGTTCTCAACAATTGGATTAATTTTTATCTTATTAATTGTAATTTACCGTTCTCCTCTTTTAGCGATTATTCCGCTGATTGCAGCAATTATTGTATACCAAATGATTGACCGAAGTCTCGGTTTATTTGGTAAATGGGGACTTGAAATTAAATCGCAATCATTGTCTATTATGTCAATCTTATTATTTGCAGCATTAACAGATTATGCTCTATTTATTTTTGCACGTTATAAGGAAGAATTGCAAAAACGAGAAGATAAATATGAAAGTATGAAACAGGCGATGCGAAAAGTAGGGGAACCAATCTTCTTTAGTGGAAGTACCGTGCTTGCTTCCATGTTCATGCTCTTTTTTGCAGTATATAACGGTTACCGTAACTTTGCACCACTATTTTCTGTTGCGCTTGTTGTCATTATTTTAGGGGGAATTACATTGCTTCCTGCCTTATTTGCACTATTTGGTAGAAAAGCGTTTTGGCCTTTTATACCAAAGGTTGGACAGCGGCAAGAAAAACATGTCATTTGGAGAAAAGTGAGCCATATTGTAGTAAGAAAGCCGTATATAGTTGGAGGAGCAGTTGCTATTTTTCTAGTCATATGTTCACTGAATCTATTTCAAATTCAGTACTCTTTTAACTTATTAAAGTCTTTTCCGGAAAATTTACAATCAAGACAAGGATATGAGTTAATTGAACAGAAATATTCTCCTGGTCAGTTAGCTCCTATTACGGTTGTAATGGCGAAGGAAGAAAAGGTAACCGATGAGGAAATTGTACAGTTTGTAGGAAAATTAGCGGTACAAAAAGGGATAGAAAGGGTGAATCCTTCTCTTGAGGCGATTCAAAAGAATACCAATCAATTGCGGTCTAAAGATGGAAAAGCAGCGAAAGTGCAACTGATTTTAAAAGATCAACCGTATTCACTACAGGCTATGGATACCATTCAATTTCTGCAACAGAAGGAAAATGAATTTGTGAAGAATGGGCATGTTTACTTTTCTGGTGAAACGGCGAAGCAAGCTGATTTGTACCAGATTAATAATCACGATACAACATGCATTGTTGTACTCATATCTATATTGATATTGATTTTGTTAGGTATACAAACAAAATCATGGATTGCGCCAATCTATATGATTGGAACGATTCTACTCTCATATTGTGCGGCATTAGGCCTTAGTATGTTTCTGTTTGAACATATATTTGGATACAAGGACATGAGTTATCGCATTCCACTATATACGTTTGTATTCCTTGTGGCACTTGGAGTGGATTATAATATTATGCTCGTTTCTCGTATTAAAGAAGAAACTGCGAAACATCCTCTGCAGGTTGCAATTGAGAATGGATTAACTGCAACAGGCGGTGTTATTTCTTCTGCTGGTATCATATTAGCAGCAACGTTTGCGGTATTAACGACCCAGCCATTATTAGAACTATTTATGTTTGGATTTGTTGTGGCACTTGGAGTTATTGTTGATACATTTCTTGTGCGGACACTACTTGTTCCGGCAATTATGCTTATCTTAAAGAAATGGAGCTTATGGCCGCAAAAGATAAAGTAG
- a CDS encoding S8 family peptidase: protein MSSSTANKQKGIRLIPFTVNRVVEQANEIPPGVQLIHAPEIWEKSEKGNDIVVAVLDTGCDVNHVDLKDRIIGGRNFTEDYGNDPNNYLDNNGHGTHVAGTIAATENDIGVLGVAPLAKLLVLKVLAGDGSGNYQHIIDAIDYAISWRGPNQERVRIISMSLGGPEDVPELHEVIQKAVKQDVLVVCAAGNSGDCNDRTEELDFPGAYSEVIEVGAVNLERKLACFSNSNQEIDLVAPGEDILSTYPGGKYAVLSGTSMATPHISGALALLIKQCEREYGRRLSEPEIYAQLIKRTVPLGYERTSEGNGLIDLVKEENEKQKVTL from the coding sequence ATGAGCAGTAGTACAGCGAATAAGCAAAAAGGAATTCGATTAATTCCGTTTACAGTAAACAGGGTGGTGGAACAAGCAAACGAAATTCCACCAGGTGTACAACTGATTCACGCTCCTGAGATTTGGGAAAAGAGTGAAAAGGGAAACGATATTGTTGTAGCAGTATTAGATACAGGCTGTGATGTCAACCATGTAGACTTAAAGGATAGAATTATTGGCGGAAGAAACTTTACAGAGGATTATGGAAATGATCCAAATAATTATCTTGATAATAATGGGCATGGTACGCATGTTGCTGGAACAATCGCAGCAACAGAAAATGATATTGGAGTTTTAGGCGTTGCACCACTGGCTAAATTATTAGTATTAAAAGTATTGGCAGGGGACGGATCAGGAAACTATCAACATATTATCGATGCGATTGACTATGCTATAAGCTGGAGAGGACCAAATCAAGAACGAGTAAGAATTATTTCCATGTCACTTGGTGGACCAGAAGATGTACCAGAATTACATGAAGTGATTCAAAAGGCTGTCAAGCAAGACGTGCTAGTTGTATGTGCCGCTGGAAATAGTGGTGATTGCAATGACAGAACAGAAGAATTGGATTTTCCAGGTGCTTATTCAGAAGTAATTGAAGTAGGAGCAGTGAATTTAGAAAGAAAGTTAGCTTGCTTCAGTAATTCGAATCAAGAAATTGACTTAGTAGCACCAGGTGAAGACATTCTTTCTACGTATCCAGGAGGAAAGTATGCTGTATTGAGCGGGACATCTATGGCGACCCCACATATTTCCGGAGCATTAGCACTTCTAATTAAGCAATGTGAAAGAGAATATGGAAGAAGGCTGTCAGAACCGGAAATTTATGCACAGCTTATTAAACGCACAGTTCCATTGGGATATGAGCGAACATCCGAAGGGAATGGATTGATAGATTTAGTAAAAGAAGAGAATGAAAAACAAAAAGTTACATTATAA
- a CDS encoding DUF4257 domain-containing protein encodes MEMYQWLIAVLIGGITGFVSHLINNQGKLLLPRRLKTFFHLGFFTDILAGSLAALLGLVLFDATTIKEIIKVAIVTAISGQTFLLHQALGGEQAKNMQISKADEKIQEIDKLLRR; translated from the coding sequence ATGGAAATGTATCAATGGCTAATTGCTGTTCTCATTGGTGGCATAACTGGCTTCGTTTCCCATCTAATCAATAACCAAGGTAAGTTATTGCTTCCACGCCGTTTAAAAACCTTTTTTCATCTTGGATTTTTCACTGATATATTAGCCGGCAGTCTTGCTGCGCTTCTTGGACTTGTATTATTTGATGCAACTACAATAAAAGAAATTATTAAAGTAGCCATTGTCACTGCTATTTCAGGACAAACCTTTTTGCTTCATCAAGCACTAGGTGGGGAACAGGCAAAGAATATGCAAATTAGTAAAGCTGACGAGAAAATTCAAGAAATTGACAAATTATTACGACGATAA